In Terriglobus sp. TAA 43, a single window of DNA contains:
- a CDS encoding GNAT family N-acetyltransferase: protein MTLRKASAVLREIHLDYLHTAEHPVCRVPARYYRIVNMAGEHVGDINLRLDTTEAITRYAGHIGYEVLQEHRGHRYAAQAVRMLIPVAREHNIDVLWITCDPENTASRRTLELAGAEYVETANVLYNHAIFLAGHPRKCRYQLATSPETDATQIPSEEKP from the coding sequence ATGACGCTTAGAAAGGCTTCCGCTGTTCTGAGGGAAATTCATCTCGACTACCTCCATACCGCCGAGCATCCCGTCTGCCGCGTCCCTGCGCGCTACTACCGCATAGTGAACATGGCAGGCGAACACGTCGGCGATATCAATCTCCGCCTGGACACCACGGAAGCCATCACGCGCTACGCAGGTCACATCGGTTACGAAGTACTGCAGGAGCATCGCGGCCATCGCTACGCTGCACAAGCTGTGCGCATGCTGATCCCCGTTGCGCGAGAACACAACATCGACGTGCTCTGGATCACCTGCGATCCGGAAAACACCGCATCCCGTCGAACCCTTGAACTGGCCGGTGCGGAATACGTTGAGACTGCGAACGTGCTCTACAACCACGCCATTTTTCTCGCAGGCCATCCGCGCAAATGCCGTTATCAGCTTGCCACTTCGCCTGAAACGGATGCGACACAGATACCATCAGAAGAGAAGCCATGA
- the hscB gene encoding Fe-S protein assembly co-chaperone HscB gives MTYFEVFSLPTKLALDTASLEKSFYKLSREFHPDRFASKSAEEQAEATEKSSLLNDAYRTLRDPIRRTEYLLELEGIELEEQSVKATESARASGTEKKQIVPPDLLEEAFELNMQLEEMKMAKQMGDDDPQLRKDLEAAKSNFTAMLDDSQKQLEALWTKWDAAVDADDATAKSSSKDAMVALLNRRSYLRNLVRDVNAALE, from the coding sequence ATGACCTACTTCGAAGTCTTCAGCCTGCCCACAAAACTCGCGCTCGACACCGCATCGCTTGAGAAGAGCTTTTACAAGCTTTCGCGTGAGTTTCACCCGGATCGCTTCGCCTCCAAATCCGCAGAGGAGCAGGCGGAAGCCACTGAGAAATCCTCGTTGCTGAACGACGCCTACCGCACGTTGCGCGATCCCATTCGTCGCACGGAATATCTGCTCGAACTCGAAGGCATCGAGCTTGAGGAGCAGTCGGTAAAGGCCACGGAATCCGCGCGCGCTTCAGGCACAGAGAAGAAGCAGATCGTCCCGCCTGATCTTCTGGAAGAAGCATTCGAACTGAACATGCAGTTGGAAGAGATGAAGATGGCAAAGCAGATGGGCGACGACGACCCTCAGCTTCGCAAAGATCTCGAAGCCGCAAAGTCAAACTTCACCGCCATGCTCGACGACTCACAGAAGCAGTTAGAGGCGCTCTGGACCAAGTGGGACGCCGCTGTGGACGCGGACGACGCCACCGCAAAATCTTCGTCGAAGGATGCGATGGTAGCGCTGCTCAATCGCCGCAGCTACCTGCGCAATCTTGTGCGTGATGTGAACGCAGCACTCGAGTAG
- a CDS encoding MIP/aquaporin family protein, with translation MIARSPVLGEFMGTFVLLLLGNGVCAAVTLKSSKAKDAGWMVVAAGWAFAVLCGIFVSQLFGSADAHMNPAFTLAFAIKGHAYGNLIPYVLAQVAGAFCGAAATWLFYLPLWGLTEAQDAKLGVFATSPAVRNYGWALFCEALASFVLVIVAGGMSSKLVLTTGAAAGLSPFLVSLLIWSIGLSLGATTGYAINPARDFGPRLAHFVLPIAGKGTSDWAYAWVPVAGPLLGGALAGWVLLMIGA, from the coding sequence GTGATTGCACGCAGCCCGGTGCTGGGCGAGTTTATGGGTACGTTTGTGTTGCTGCTGCTGGGTAACGGTGTGTGCGCAGCAGTGACGCTGAAGAGCAGCAAGGCAAAGGACGCGGGCTGGATGGTCGTCGCCGCGGGATGGGCCTTCGCGGTGCTGTGCGGCATTTTCGTGTCGCAGCTATTTGGCTCGGCGGATGCGCATATGAACCCTGCATTCACGCTGGCTTTTGCGATCAAGGGTCATGCGTACGGCAATCTGATTCCCTATGTGCTGGCGCAGGTGGCGGGCGCGTTTTGCGGCGCTGCTGCGACATGGTTGTTCTATCTGCCACTGTGGGGCTTAACCGAAGCACAGGATGCGAAGCTGGGCGTATTCGCAACCAGCCCCGCTGTGCGGAACTACGGCTGGGCTCTGTTCTGCGAGGCGCTGGCTTCATTTGTGCTGGTGATTGTTGCGGGCGGCATGAGCAGCAAGCTGGTGCTTACTACCGGCGCAGCGGCCGGGCTCAGCCCTTTTTTAGTTAGCCTTCTCATTTGGTCGATCGGTCTGTCGTTGGGCGCAACCACCGGCTACGCCATTAATCCCGCGCGCGACTTCGGTCCTCGCCTGGCACACTTTGTATTGCCCATTGCGGGTAAGGGTACGAGCGACTGGGCCTATGCGTGGGTGCCGGTTGCTGGGCCGCTGTTGGGTGGCGCGCTGGCTGGTTGGGTTTTGTTGATGATCGGTGCCTGA
- a CDS encoding glycerol-3-phosphate dehydrogenase/oxidase — translation MNRTAMLDAVKAHGDAEWDVVIIGGGATGVGVAVDAAVRGYKTLLVEREDFGKGTSSRSTKLVHGGVRYLEQGNISLVMEALKERGLLRQNAPHLVHDLPFVVPNYEWWEAPFYGIGMKIYDLLATKYSFGKSKILSREETLERLPTISQEGLRGGVVYHDGQFDDTRLLTHLVMTAADHGATVLNYCGAVGLLRGEDGFLQGVTLEDSVSGERFNVQAKVVVNATGIFTDEVRRMAEPDVQTMVSPSQGIHLVFEKSFLRADTAIMVPRTSDGRVLFAIPWHEHTVVGTTDTPIEAPSYEPKPLEEEIEFVLETAGEYLSRKPTRDDILAIYVGIRPLVKAAGSDGSKTSALSRDHTIHIDGSGLLTIVGGKWTTYRHMAEDTVNHAATLGHLPDVACTTADLHVHGWSDATDLGHLLVYGSDAAKIRALAASSPELAQQLNPALPYLAAEVVWAAREEMAVTVEDVLSRRTRALLLNAKAAIAMAPRVAQLMAAELGHDEAWQQSQVSAFTALAQQYLPQ, via the coding sequence ATGAATCGTACAGCAATGCTTGACGCCGTGAAGGCACACGGCGATGCCGAGTGGGATGTTGTCATCATCGGTGGCGGCGCTACGGGTGTGGGTGTGGCGGTGGATGCTGCCGTTCGTGGATACAAGACGCTGCTCGTTGAGCGTGAAGATTTTGGTAAAGGCACGTCAAGCCGTTCGACCAAGCTGGTTCATGGTGGCGTGCGTTATCTGGAGCAGGGCAATATCTCGCTGGTGATGGAAGCGTTGAAAGAGCGCGGATTACTGCGGCAAAATGCTCCCCACCTTGTTCATGATCTGCCATTCGTTGTGCCGAATTATGAGTGGTGGGAAGCCCCGTTTTACGGCATTGGCATGAAGATCTATGATCTGCTGGCGACGAAGTATTCGTTTGGCAAGTCGAAGATTCTTTCACGTGAAGAGACGTTGGAGCGTCTGCCAACGATCTCGCAGGAGGGTCTGCGAGGTGGCGTGGTGTATCACGATGGACAGTTCGATGACACGCGATTACTGACGCACTTGGTGATGACCGCGGCCGATCATGGCGCGACCGTTTTGAACTACTGCGGCGCGGTGGGTCTGTTGCGCGGTGAAGATGGATTTCTACAGGGTGTAACGCTGGAAGACAGCGTCAGTGGTGAACGTTTTAACGTTCAAGCAAAGGTTGTAGTGAATGCAACCGGCATCTTCACGGACGAAGTGCGGCGCATGGCCGAGCCCGATGTGCAGACGATGGTGTCGCCTTCACAGGGCATTCACCTGGTGTTTGAGAAGAGCTTTCTGCGTGCGGATACGGCAATCATGGTGCCGCGTACCAGCGATGGTCGCGTGCTGTTCGCAATTCCTTGGCATGAGCACACAGTTGTCGGCACAACCGATACCCCGATTGAGGCTCCCAGCTATGAGCCGAAGCCGCTGGAAGAAGAGATTGAGTTTGTGCTGGAGACGGCAGGGGAATATCTGTCGCGCAAGCCCACACGCGATGACATTCTGGCTATCTACGTTGGCATTCGTCCTCTGGTAAAAGCGGCTGGAAGTGATGGATCAAAGACGAGTGCGTTGTCGCGCGATCATACGATTCACATTGATGGCAGTGGATTGCTCACCATCGTTGGCGGCAAGTGGACGACGTATCGTCACATGGCCGAGGACACCGTGAACCATGCGGCAACACTTGGGCATCTGCCAGACGTGGCATGCACAACAGCCGATCTGCATGTGCATGGGTGGAGCGATGCGACCGACTTGGGCCATCTGCTGGTGTACGGCAGTGATGCAGCGAAGATTCGCGCGCTGGCTGCTTCGTCACCCGAACTCGCACAGCAACTAAATCCAGCGCTTCCCTATCTTGCCGCAGAAGTCGTCTGGGCGGCACGCGAGGAGATGGCCGTTACGGTGGAAGATGTGCTGTCGCGCAGAACGCGTGCGTTGCTGCTGAACGCGAAGGCTGCCATTGCAATGGCGCCGCGCGTTGCACAGTTGATGGCTGCGGAACTGGGCCACGACGAAGCATGGCAGCAATCGCAGGTGAGTGCGTTTACGGCATTGGCACAGCAGTACCTGCCGCAGTAG
- the glpK gene encoding glycerol kinase GlpK has product MAMYVLALDQGTTSSRAILVDHTGAIAGTAQHEFTQIFPEGKAGWVEHDPFEILTSQLTAAVEVLGRAGVRPRDVASLGITNQRETTIVWDRATGKPVYNTIVWQDRRTAAMCEQLRNEGVEEDVRRRTGLRLDPYFSGTKVSWILDNVAGAREKAERGELAFGTVDSWLVWNLTSGKKHITDRTNASRTLLYNIVEDKWDDEMLRMLRVPRSMMPDVVWSSEKLGPVSTTLGLEGTEIAGIAGDQQSALFGQMCTKPGDAKNTYGTGCFLLQHIGTEFRESQNRLLTTLACSTNRRPEYALEGSVFIGGAVVQWLRDGLGIIASSSEVEQLAQSVPDSGGVLFVPAFTGLGAPHWDPYASGTIIGIGRGTTKGHIARAALESIALQTTDLMRAMNADTGVPLRELRVDGGATANDTLMQFQADLLGVPVHRPACLETTALGAAFLAGLAVGFWNSTDEIQRVQGEGTLFTPQRDYDALYARWKEAVERAKGWNG; this is encoded by the coding sequence ATGGCAATGTATGTTCTGGCGCTGGACCAGGGGACGACGAGTTCGCGCGCAATTCTGGTGGACCATACCGGTGCGATTGCGGGCACGGCGCAGCATGAGTTCACACAGATTTTCCCTGAAGGCAAAGCGGGTTGGGTGGAGCATGATCCGTTTGAGATTCTCACCAGCCAGTTAACCGCCGCCGTGGAAGTGCTGGGACGTGCCGGTGTGCGCCCGCGCGATGTGGCGTCGCTGGGCATTACGAATCAACGTGAGACCACGATTGTGTGGGATCGCGCGACGGGCAAGCCTGTTTATAACACCATCGTGTGGCAGGATCGGCGCACCGCAGCGATGTGCGAGCAGCTTCGCAATGAAGGCGTGGAAGAAGACGTTCGTCGTCGTACAGGATTGCGGCTGGACCCTTACTTCAGCGGCACGAAAGTCTCGTGGATTCTGGACAACGTTGCCGGTGCGCGAGAGAAGGCAGAGCGCGGTGAGCTGGCGTTTGGCACCGTGGATAGCTGGCTGGTTTGGAACCTGACCAGTGGCAAGAAGCACATCACCGATCGCACGAATGCGTCGCGCACGCTGCTCTACAACATTGTTGAAGACAAGTGGGATGACGAAATGCTGCGGATGTTGCGTGTGCCGCGCAGCATGATGCCAGATGTGGTCTGGTCCAGCGAAAAGCTTGGCCCTGTGAGCACTACTCTGGGCCTTGAGGGCACAGAGATAGCGGGTATTGCTGGTGATCAGCAATCGGCATTGTTTGGACAGATGTGCACGAAGCCTGGTGACGCGAAGAACACCTATGGCACCGGATGCTTTCTGCTGCAGCACATTGGCACCGAATTTCGTGAGAGCCAGAACCGTCTGCTGACGACGCTTGCCTGCTCCACGAATCGCAGGCCGGAGTATGCGCTGGAAGGCTCAGTGTTTATTGGCGGCGCGGTAGTGCAGTGGCTGCGCGACGGGCTTGGCATCATTGCATCGAGCAGCGAAGTGGAACAGCTTGCGCAGAGCGTGCCGGATAGCGGTGGCGTGTTGTTTGTGCCCGCGTTTACAGGGCTTGGCGCACCGCACTGGGATCCGTATGCCAGCGGGACCATCATTGGCATTGGGCGCGGAACAACAAAGGGGCACATTGCTCGCGCGGCGCTGGAGAGCATTGCGTTGCAGACGACGGACCTGATGCGCGCGATGAATGCAGACACAGGCGTTCCGTTGCGCGAATTGCGCGTGGATGGCGGCGCCACTGCAAACGACACGTTGATGCAGTTTCAGGCGGATTTGCTGGGTGTGCCGGTGCATCGTCCGGCATGTTTGGAAACGACGGCGCTTGGCGCGGCGTTTCTTGCGGGACTTGCCGTTGGCTTCTGGAACAGCACCGACGAGATTCAACGCGTGCAGGGCGAAGGCACTCTCTTCACACCGCAGCGGGATTACGATGCGTTATACGCGCGCTGGAAAGAAGCCGTGGAACGCGCGAAGGGATGGAACGGATGA
- a CDS encoding aminodeoxychorismate/anthranilate synthase component II, which yields MVFVLDNYDSFTYNLVQYMGELGAEMVIRRNDELTPEEIEALNPDHILISPGPCTPQEAGVSIDLIKHYASKGKRTPILGVCLGHQALGAAFGGNVVRAARLMHGKTSQVHHDGRTLFEGIDQDMTCTRYHSLVVSPEGLPKELEVSARTQDPEGEVIMALRHRELPIEGVQFHPESVLTQNGKRLIENFLKM from the coding sequence ATGGTCTTCGTTCTGGACAACTACGATTCGTTCACCTACAACCTGGTGCAGTACATGGGCGAGCTGGGTGCGGAGATGGTCATCCGCCGGAACGACGAGCTGACGCCCGAAGAGATTGAAGCGCTGAATCCGGACCACATTCTCATCTCGCCCGGCCCCTGCACGCCGCAGGAAGCAGGCGTCTCCATCGACCTGATCAAGCACTACGCAAGCAAGGGTAAGCGCACGCCGATTCTGGGCGTCTGCCTTGGTCATCAGGCACTGGGTGCAGCCTTTGGTGGCAACGTGGTCCGCGCAGCGCGCCTGATGCACGGCAAGACCAGCCAGGTACATCACGATGGACGTACGCTCTTTGAAGGCATCGATCAGGACATGACCTGCACACGCTACCACTCGTTGGTGGTTAGCCCGGAAGGTCTGCCGAAAGAGCTGGAAGTCTCTGCGCGCACGCAGGACCCCGAGGGTGAAGTCATCATGGCGCTGCGCCATCGCGAACTGCCCATTGAGGGCGTGCAGTTCCACCCGGAGAGCGTCCTCACGCAAAACGGCAAACGCCTGATTGAAAACTTCTTGAAGATGTAA
- the prmC gene encoding peptide chain release factor N(5)-glutamine methyltransferase, translating to MAQELQPHEPLKIKGCTVADALRFGTMRLSMRDDLRENAARDAQQILEIATGLTRVQMMAQPDRPLKEEEAGSFQGMLAQRRHAMPIQHLRGSQEFFGREFAVSPDVLIPRPETEHIVEEVLRLFPDRKAPLKIADVGTGSGILAVTLALEFPQSLVAALDISPDALAVAQDNAARLDTLSRTRILQSDLLAAVTGETFDLIVSNPPYVPLAEKDTLHAQVREYEPHLALFGGEDGHDVLRRLIQQAKDALSPGGWLLLETAGRSEISDELLSGWQQVHWVSDLQGIERIAVAQR from the coding sequence ATGGCGCAGGAGTTGCAGCCGCACGAACCGTTGAAGATTAAAGGCTGCACAGTGGCTGACGCGTTGCGCTTCGGCACCATGCGCCTGTCCATGCGCGATGACCTACGCGAGAACGCCGCGCGCGATGCGCAGCAGATCCTCGAGATCGCGACAGGGCTGACGAGGGTGCAGATGATGGCGCAGCCGGATCGTCCGCTGAAGGAAGAGGAAGCCGGATCGTTTCAGGGCATGCTGGCACAACGTCGCCATGCCATGCCGATTCAGCATCTGCGCGGTTCGCAGGAGTTCTTTGGGCGTGAGTTTGCCGTGTCTCCTGATGTGCTGATTCCTCGGCCTGAGACCGAACACATTGTTGAAGAAGTTCTGCGTCTATTCCCGGATCGTAAGGCTCCGCTGAAGATTGCGGATGTGGGCACGGGCAGCGGCATTCTGGCTGTGACGCTAGCGCTGGAATTTCCGCAGAGCCTGGTGGCTGCTCTGGATATCTCGCCGGATGCGCTGGCAGTGGCGCAGGATAATGCAGCTCGACTGGACACACTGAGCCGCACGCGGATTCTGCAGTCGGACTTGCTGGCAGCGGTTACAGGCGAGACGTTCGACCTGATCGTGTCGAACCCGCCGTATGTTCCTCTTGCTGAGAAAGACACGCTGCATGCGCAGGTGCGCGAGTATGAACCGCATCTGGCGTTGTTCGGTGGTGAGGATGGTCATGATGTTCTGCGCCGGTTGATTCAGCAGGCGAAGGATGCACTGTCGCCCGGCGGATGGCTGCTGCTGGAGACGGCAGGCCGTAGCGAGATCTCAGATGAACTGCTGAGCGGCTGGCAGCAGGTGCACTGGGTGAGCGATCTACAAGGGATTGAACGCATCGCTGTAGCCCAGCGCTAA
- the prfA gene encoding peptide chain release factor 1, translating to MFDRLEQLEERFKELEKELADPSLVTDQQRFQKTAKQHRDMEPVIDRFRDYKRVRDGIAEAKLMLTEDDADMKAMAQEELTGLQARLPEIEEELKIMLLPKDPNDEKNVVLEIRAATGGDEASLFASEVFRMYLRYAELHRWKVQVLSETESTVGGLKDVTALIEGDRVYSSLKYESGVHRVQRVPATETQGRVHTSAITVAVLPEAEEVDVKVEQKDLRIDTFCSSGPGGQSVNTTYSAIRITHLPTNTVVSCQDEKSQIKNREKAMRVLRARLYEVEMEKQHQAQASARKSQVGSGDRSEKIRTYNFPQNRLTDHRIGLTLHQLEYVMEGKLQPIVDALIAHDTSERLKAEAEVAA from the coding sequence ATGTTTGACCGGCTGGAACAGCTCGAAGAACGCTTTAAGGAGCTTGAAAAAGAGCTCGCAGACCCCTCGTTGGTGACCGATCAGCAGCGTTTTCAGAAGACCGCCAAGCAGCACCGCGATATGGAGCCGGTCATTGATCGCTTTCGCGACTACAAGCGTGTGCGTGACGGTATTGCCGAAGCGAAGCTGATGCTGACGGAAGACGACGCCGACATGAAAGCGATGGCCCAGGAAGAGCTCACCGGCCTGCAAGCGCGCCTGCCCGAAATTGAAGAAGAACTCAAGATCATGTTGCTGCCCAAGGACCCGAACGACGAAAAGAACGTCGTACTGGAAATTCGCGCAGCCACGGGCGGCGATGAAGCGTCGCTGTTCGCCTCAGAGGTCTTCCGGATGTATTTGCGCTATGCGGAACTGCATCGCTGGAAGGTGCAGGTACTGTCTGAAACGGAATCGACCGTAGGTGGTTTGAAAGACGTTACAGCACTGATTGAAGGCGACCGCGTGTACTCGTCGCTGAAGTATGAGAGCGGTGTGCACCGTGTGCAGCGTGTGCCTGCAACCGAAACACAGGGTCGCGTCCATACTTCTGCCATTACCGTTGCGGTTCTTCCTGAAGCGGAAGAAGTGGACGTGAAGGTTGAGCAAAAGGATCTTCGCATTGATACGTTCTGCTCCTCCGGCCCTGGCGGACAGAGCGTAAACACTACGTATTCCGCTATCCGCATTACGCATCTGCCCACGAACACGGTTGTGAGCTGCCAGGACGAAAAGTCGCAGATCAAGAACCGCGAAAAGGCGATGCGTGTTTTGCGTGCGCGCCTGTACGAAGTGGAGATGGAAAAGCAGCACCAGGCGCAGGCCAGCGCGCGTAAATCGCAGGTGGGCAGCGGCGATCGCAGCGAGAAGATTCGTACCTACAACTTCCCGCAGAACCGCCTGACGGATCACCGCATTGGACTGACGCTGCACCAGCTTGAGTACGTGATGGAAGGCAAGCTACAACCCATTGTTGATGCGTTGATTGCGCATGACACCAGCGAACGCCTGAAGGCGGAAGCCGAGGTTGCTGCTTAA
- the iscX gene encoding Fe-S cluster assembly protein IscX — MPFEFGWEDAEEIGIQLQEKHPEIEPLSVRFTDMHKLITELPGFNGDPAKSNEGILEAIQMAWLEEYNDAK; from the coding sequence ATGCCCTTTGAGTTTGGTTGGGAAGATGCCGAGGAGATCGGCATCCAGTTGCAGGAGAAGCATCCGGAGATCGAACCGCTTTCGGTCCGCTTCACGGACATGCACAAGTTGATCACCGAACTGCCTGGCTTCAACGGCGACCCGGCGAAGTCGAACGAAGGCATTCTGGAAGCTATCCAGATGGCCTGGCTGGAAGAGTACAACGACGCAAAGTAA
- a CDS encoding 2Fe-2S iron-sulfur cluster-binding protein: MSEHHVELPEVDLSKPPAEGIVRVTFLPENKTVEFPFGTLPYDGHGQPMSFLDVAENYGIFLDHACGGVCACTTCHLYVKQGDAGLSDPEDDELDRVDLAAGPQTNSRLGCQAVITQPGTYVVEIPAWNRNYVQEGKPAAITAQKD; this comes from the coding sequence ATGTCAGAACATCACGTAGAACTGCCCGAAGTTGACCTTTCCAAGCCGCCCGCCGAGGGCATTGTCCGCGTGACGTTCCTTCCAGAGAACAAGACGGTGGAATTTCCCTTCGGCACGCTGCCTTACGACGGCCACGGCCAGCCGATGAGCTTTCTGGATGTTGCAGAAAACTATGGTATTTTCCTGGATCACGCGTGCGGCGGCGTATGCGCCTGCACCACCTGCCACCTGTATGTGAAGCAGGGCGACGCGGGGCTGAGCGATCCGGAAGATGACGAGCTGGATCGCGTGGACCTGGCAGCAGGACCGCAGACAAATTCGCGTCTGGGATGCCAGGCCGTCATTACCCAGCCCGGAACTTACGTGGTGGAGATTCCCGCGTGGAATCGCAACTACGTGCAGGAAGGCAAGCCCGCCGCCATTACGGCGCAGAAGGACTAA
- a CDS encoding DUF2306 domain-containing protein — protein MLRVTLHSDPNRLTLTPVSTGLRVGFWLCIVVAIAAVMRRLLALWQAPSAAEPPDLQRLDAFFRSHATLTYAHIGVALVFVCILPLVYWNRTRLWQPVRALYYLLGLMVGLTAFGMSANPAGGIIEGAAVVVFNLLFLFSLAQSFRAWRIGDAIADRRWTLRATAIVLGIATTRPVMGVFFATARLTGWTPHQFFGPAFWIGFSINTVVMEIALRRHARSIE, from the coding sequence ATGCTACGGGTGACACTCCATTCCGATCCAAACAGACTGACGCTGACACCGGTATCCACCGGTCTTCGGGTTGGATTCTGGTTATGCATCGTGGTGGCGATTGCTGCCGTGATGCGACGTCTGCTGGCCCTTTGGCAGGCTCCGTCTGCCGCGGAGCCCCCTGATCTGCAACGGCTAGATGCGTTTTTCCGTTCTCATGCGACGCTAACCTATGCGCACATCGGCGTGGCGCTGGTGTTTGTCTGCATTCTGCCGCTGGTCTATTGGAACCGGACGCGACTGTGGCAGCCGGTGCGAGCGCTGTATTACCTGCTGGGGTTGATGGTGGGGCTTACCGCTTTCGGCATGTCCGCGAATCCCGCGGGTGGGATCATTGAAGGTGCAGCGGTCGTCGTTTTCAACCTGCTGTTTCTGTTTTCACTGGCACAGAGTTTCCGGGCGTGGCGCATAGGGGATGCGATCGCGGATCGGCGGTGGACGCTACGGGCCACAGCCATTGTGCTGGGCATCGCGACGACGCGCCCCGTGATGGGCGTTTTCTTCGCCACGGCACGGCTTACCGGGTGGACGCCGCACCAATTCTTTGGCCCCGCCTTCTGGATTGGCTTCAGTATCAACACTGTCGTGATGGAGATTGCGCTGCGCAGACATGCACGTTCGATAGAATGA